A stretch of DNA from Thalassospiraceae bacterium LMO-SO8:
GTCGTTCAACGGCTGGCCGTTGAAGGTCATGGCGCCCGTGTTGATGTTGAAGCGCACGGTGCCGACGTTCAATTCCATCCCGGCACTTTTCGCCACGGTTTCCCGCGCCGCGAGCGCCGCCGCGTCGGCGGTGGCCGAGGCCGAAGCGGCGGTTGACGCCTTCGTGCTGGCCGACTGAGCCGTGGCGTCGGGGGTGTAGCCGGCGGCTTCGGCCGCCGTTTTGGCCGCGTTGGCGCCGGACAGCGCCGCCGACACATCGTTGGCGGCGGCGGCGTTCTGGGTCGCGGTGTAATAGGTCTGCGTCGCCGCAAGACTGGTCTGCGCCGATGCGGCGGTCGCGGTCGCCGTGGCGGCGGCGGCGGCCAGGGCCGCGTCATTGGGCGCGGCGGCGGCGGCGGCGGTGGCGGCCTCGGCGGCGGCGGCGGCCGTGGTATAGGCGTCCTGCGCCCCCGACACGGACAATGCCGCCGAGGACACGGCGGCATCGGTCGCGGCGGCCGATTTCTCGGCGGCCAGGGCGGTGGCCTTGTCGGCGGCCAGTTGGTCCTCGGCCCCGCCCAGATAGGCGGTCAGGTCCTTGGTCACGTTGAATTCGAACACGTCGGGCAGGACCATCTTGAACCCGCCCGACAGGTCCGCCGGAGCCACCGCCTTGCCGCGCGCGTCGACCCCGGGTTTGTAGGCGACGTCGCCGCTGGGCTGATGGCGAAGCAGCCGGCGGCAGTCCCGTTTCGAGATCCTCGCCTTCGCTTCCGCCGGGGCCGCCGGGGCCGCCGCCGGAGCCTGCGCCGGGGACTGTGTCTGCGCGGCGGCGGGGCCGGCCAGCAGAACCGCCGCCAGCACGGCGGCGGCAGGCGCGCAGGTGGTGAATGTCGATGTCGTCATGGCTATGGTTCCGTTCCCGGCAGGGTCTCGATCATTTTCAAGGGCGCCGGTGTCGATTCCGTTAACGGCCGGCCCCGGGCCGCGCTGCTCGGCACAAGATATATGGGCGTGAATTCAACAATTTACATCACTGAGCAATTCCTTAGTTCAAAAGTGAACAGCACCGCATATGATTGAGTGATAATATTAACCATATCCCTCCGTTGGATGCGGGGGGAGGGCATTGGATAAGGGGAGCATCGGTGAACCTTTATTTTGCAGGGGCCGCCCTCGGCACAACGATGTCGGCGGCCGTTACGGCCGTCTGGATTCTCGGGCCTGGCGGCTCGATTGACGGCGTCGGCGCGCAATCGGCGGCGCGCACCGGTCAGGTCTATGACATGCAGGTCTCACCCTATTTGGCGCGGGTCGATTACCAGGGCGGATCGTCGGCCCTGGTGCCCATTTCCATCGCCTTCCGGGTGACCGACAAACAGGCGGGCGCGGAGTTCTGCCGCGACCTTGCGCGCGTCCAGATGGAAGTGAAATCCTTCATGCAGGCCAACGTGCGGGGGCCGTTCTCCTGGCCGAACGTCGCCGCCTCGGGCCTGGACAAGCAGTTGGCCGACCGCATCAACGGCGTGCTCGGCCGCCACGTGATCGACCGCGTGTTCATGGCCGCCGGCGACCAGGGCGTGGGCGACCGCCCGACCAGCTGCGCCCGCCTGGCGCGCATGTAGGCCGGACACGGCCCGCCGCCGTTTTTCCTGCGAATTTTTCCGATGTATCGGGACATCTCCGGGCGTGACTCAGGGGTGGGTTCGCGATAGAAGCACCCCATGTCTCAAGCGTCACACAACGATCTTCACGCGGAAAAAATCCTGATCGTCGATTTCGGCTCCCAGGTGACGCAATTGATCGCGCGCCGGGTCCGGGAATCGGGCGTTTACTGCGAGATCCACCCCTTCAACACCGTCGACGAGGCCTTCATCCAGGCGTTCGCGCCCAAGGGCGTTATCTTGTCGGGCGGGCCCGCCTCCGTGCACGAGCAGACGACCCCCAGGGCGCCCCAGGCCCTGTTCGACGCCGCGTCCGCCGTGGGCACCCTGCCCGTGCTCGGCATCTGTTACGGCGAGCAGACCATGGTCGCCCAGACCGGCGGCGAGGTGGAGCCCTCCAACCACCGGGAATTCGGCCGCGCCTTCATCCAGGTGACCGAGGACTGCCCCCTGTTCGCGGGCGTATGGGCCAAGGGCGAAAAACACCAGGTGTGGATGAGCCACGGCGACAAGATCATCCGCGTGCCCGACGGCTTCCGCCCCGTGGCCGTATCCGACGGCTCGCCCTTCGCCGCCATCGCTCACTCTTCGGGCCGCATGTTCGGCGTGCAGTTCCATCCCGAGGTCGTGCACACCCCCGACGGGGCCAAGCTGCTGGCCAATTTCGTGCACAAGATCGCGGGCTGCGCCGGCGACTGGACCATGGCCGCGTTCAAGGACGAGGCGATCCAGAAGGTCCGCGATCAGGTCGGCGACGGCCGGGTGATCTGCGGGCTGTCGGGCGGCGTCGATTCATCGGTCGTCGCCGTGCTGCTGCACGAAGCGATCGGCGATCAGCTGACCTGCGTGTTCGTCGACCACGGCCTGATGCGCGAGGGCGAGGCCGATCAGGTCGTCTCCCTGTTCCGCGACACCTACAACATCCCGCTTGTCCACCGCGATGCCTCGGACCTGTTCCTGGGCGAACTGGACGGCGTGACCGACCCCGAGATCAAGCGCAAGACCATCGGCAAGCTGTTCATCGACGTGTTCGAGGAAGAGGCCAAGAACGTGGGCGGCGCCAAGTTCCTGGCCCAGGGCACGCTCTATCCCGACGTCATCGAAAGCGTGTCGTTCACGGGCGGACCCAGCGTCACCATCAAGTCCCACCATAACGTGGGCGGCCTGCCGGAACGCATGGACATGGCCCTGGTCGAACCCTTGCGCGAACTGTTCAAGGACGAGGTCCGCGCACTCGGCCGCGAACTGGGCCTGCCCGAGACCTTCGTCGGCCGCCATCCCTTCCCCGGCCCCGGCCTGGCGATCCGCATTCCCGGCGCCATCTCGCGCGACAAGCTCGACATCCTGCGCAAGGCCGACGTGATCTACCTGGACGAGATCCGCAACGCCGGGCTGTACGACACCATCTGGCAGGCCTTCGCCGT
This window harbors:
- the guaA gene encoding glutamine-hydrolyzing GMP synthase; the encoded protein is MSQASHNDLHAEKILIVDFGSQVTQLIARRVRESGVYCEIHPFNTVDEAFIQAFAPKGVILSGGPASVHEQTTPRAPQALFDAASAVGTLPVLGICYGEQTMVAQTGGEVEPSNHREFGRAFIQVTEDCPLFAGVWAKGEKHQVWMSHGDKIIRVPDGFRPVAVSDGSPFAAIAHSSGRMFGVQFHPEVVHTPDGAKLLANFVHKIAGCAGDWTMAAFKDEAIQKVRDQVGDGRVICGLSGGVDSSVVAVLLHEAIGDQLTCVFVDHGLMREGEADQVVSLFRDTYNIPLVHRDASDLFLGELDGVTDPEIKRKTIGKLFIDVFEEEAKNVGGAKFLAQGTLYPDVIESVSFTGGPSVTIKSHHNVGGLPERMDMALVEPLRELFKDEVRALGRELGLPETFVGRHPFPGPGLAIRIPGAISRDKLDILRKADVIYLDEIRNAGLYDTIWQAFAVLLPVQTVGVMGDARTYDFVCALRAVTSTDGMTADYYPFDHEFLGRTANRIINEVKGINRVVYDVTSKPPGTIEWE